The Archangium lipolyticum genome includes a region encoding these proteins:
- a CDS encoding response regulator — translation MQEKRKILLIDDSEITLAMEKAVLEARGYEVVATSTLMEFEKTLQTWKPDLILTDIHMPEAKGTDICRTLKNEYGTQDIPIILFSSLPDDELSKLAEQVGADGSLSKVNGLEKMGEKIDELVQSIIW, via the coding sequence GTGCAAGAGAAGCGAAAAATCCTGCTCATCGACGACAGCGAGATCACTCTCGCCATGGAGAAGGCCGTGCTGGAGGCGCGCGGCTATGAGGTCGTCGCCACCTCCACGTTGATGGAGTTCGAGAAGACCCTACAGACGTGGAAGCCGGACCTCATCCTCACCGACATCCACATGCCCGAGGCCAAGGGCACCGACATCTGCCGGACGTTGAAGAACGAGTACGGCACCCAGGACATCCCCATCATCCTCTTCTCCAGCCTCCCGGACGACGAGCTGAGCAAGCTGGCCGAGCAGGTGGGTGCCGATGGCAGCCTCTCCAAGGTGAACGGGCTCGAGAAGATGGGCGAGAAGATCGACGAGCTGGTGCAGAGCATCATCTGGTGA
- a CDS encoding multiheme c-type cytochrome — protein sequence MRRLLPGLFLLAALSGCSRKESAPAPTPPPASAQAPGAILFFSADTRGYLGPCGCSENMRGGIARAAFQIQEARKGALPVLYVDGGDSLFGSPTLKPDQVPQEERKARALAESMKRMGLVVRAVGELDDTRGADFRRGLGLPELEPGGVKVLPAGKREVGVVSASDAAGLKQASAKARAQGADFVVGLFHGTLEEAQRAAATPEPGVDLVLATHTASEFDGEQNKLTRDAVPVVGLQSKGRSLLRVDLAYGAKPGPFTPQKTAEDTEREAASIDRRMALLDKEINLPGIAPELKSLKQQKREELVARRQALLTAPVTATGDTDSFSVRFVPLESNLASSPEAVAVVNAYDADVGKMNLEWAKAHGQDCPAPEKGQAAFVGSAACADCHKETFPVWEASKHHRAIETLVEVGKQYHLNCTGCHVTGWEQPGGVCRLDKMAGRENVGCESCHGPGSLHVEDPSSDNITARPGQAVCVTCHNRENSPHFDFATYVPRILGPGHGQPQEVKRKP from the coding sequence GTGAGACGGCTCCTTCCCGGACTGTTCCTGCTGGCGGCGCTCTCGGGATGCTCGCGCAAGGAGTCCGCCCCGGCGCCCACGCCCCCCCCGGCGTCGGCGCAGGCCCCCGGCGCCATCCTCTTCTTCTCCGCCGACACCCGCGGCTACCTGGGACCCTGCGGGTGCAGCGAGAACATGCGCGGCGGCATCGCCCGCGCGGCCTTCCAGATTCAAGAAGCACGCAAGGGCGCCCTGCCCGTCCTCTACGTGGACGGCGGTGACAGCCTCTTCGGCTCCCCCACCCTCAAGCCGGACCAGGTGCCCCAGGAGGAGCGCAAGGCCCGGGCGCTCGCCGAGTCCATGAAGCGCATGGGCCTGGTGGTGCGCGCGGTGGGCGAGCTGGACGACACGCGGGGCGCCGACTTCCGCCGCGGCCTGGGTCTGCCCGAGCTGGAGCCCGGCGGGGTGAAGGTGCTCCCCGCCGGCAAGCGCGAGGTGGGCGTGGTGAGCGCCTCGGACGCCGCCGGGCTGAAACAGGCCAGCGCCAAGGCTCGTGCCCAGGGCGCCGACTTCGTCGTGGGCCTCTTCCACGGCACCCTCGAGGAGGCCCAGCGGGCCGCCGCCACCCCGGAGCCGGGCGTGGACCTGGTGCTCGCCACCCACACCGCCTCCGAGTTCGACGGCGAACAGAACAAGCTGACCCGTGACGCGGTGCCCGTCGTCGGGCTGCAGAGCAAGGGCCGCTCGCTGCTGCGCGTGGACCTGGCCTACGGCGCGAAGCCGGGCCCCTTCACCCCGCAGAAGACGGCCGAGGACACCGAGCGCGAGGCCGCCTCCATCGACCGGCGCATGGCGCTGCTGGACAAGGAGATCAACCTCCCCGGCATCGCTCCCGAGCTCAAGAGCCTCAAGCAGCAGAAGCGCGAGGAGCTGGTGGCGCGCCGTCAGGCCCTCCTCACCGCGCCGGTGACGGCCACGGGCGACACGGACTCCTTCTCCGTCCGCTTCGTCCCCCTGGAGTCCAACCTCGCCTCGAGCCCCGAGGCCGTGGCGGTGGTGAACGCCTATGACGCGGACGTGGGGAAGATGAACCTGGAGTGGGCCAAGGCCCACGGCCAGGACTGCCCCGCCCCCGAGAAGGGCCAGGCCGCCTTCGTGGGCAGCGCCGCCTGCGCCGACTGCCACAAGGAGACCTTCCCGGTGTGGGAGGCCTCCAAGCACCACCGGGCCATCGAGACGCTGGTGGAGGTGGGCAAGCAGTACCACCTCAACTGCACCGGCTGTCATGTCACCGGCTGGGAGCAGCCCGGCGGCGTGTGCCGCCTGGACAAGATGGCCGGCCGCGAGAACGTGGGCTGCGAGAGCTGCCACGGCCCGGGCTCGCTCCACGTCGAGGACCCCTCCTCCGACAACATCACCGCCCGCCCCGGCCAGGCCGTCTGCGTCACCTGCCACAACCGGGAGAACTCCCCCCACTTCGACTTCGCCACCTACGTGCCGAGGATCCTCGGCCCCGGTCATGGCCAGCCACAGGAAGTGAAGCGGAAGCCCTAG
- a CDS encoding LysM peptidoglycan-binding domain-containing protein codes for MPHFSLLLLVLTSVPTSKDALTMPPAPPGMRVLGTEDKQLLLGSAEEPEATPEEDSAEEVEPESTELEEMRALEGATLDPGARPNAEVLQSLRRLGLANPLRQRMLDALEEPTFREDEAEGELALITDLASFDVSRIQGKYDIPVEMQPLVAQYIQFFQGPGRKWFRKWMERSTRYLPVMQPILEANGLPRDTVYLAMIESGFSTNAYSWAHASGPWQFIASTGRQYGLHQDFWVDERRDPIKATKAAARYLKDLHNELGHWYLAWAGYNTGSGRVRRLVERLGTKDFWVISAPEEKGLALETRHYVPKLIAAALISKHPTAFGFDEKDFAYEPPLSFDEVKINDATDLDVIARAAGVDVKEVQELNPELRRWCTPPASAKNPYTLRLPKGSAERFAENFARIAPKERLTFRVHKVKKGDTLSQIALKYGSAAEAILQMNRLKSVKTLRLNAELVIPVPNGRGGGEGSGQNSALARKVAQARSSGVTVLRPEDEVPAGTPRGPVATGPIKTEVINGRKRVTYGVQSGDSLWAIAQRFQVNAEDIRKWNNLSARTSKRALKVGSVLYVYPDNAPKQVEERAGTVIAQRAPAGNAGRPGTVHELAAGESIWSVAQRYGVTVEDIKRWNNIKDTTRLPTGLRLVVKAP; via the coding sequence ATGCCGCACTTCAGCCTGCTCCTCCTGGTCCTCACCTCGGTCCCGACTTCCAAGGACGCGCTGACGATGCCCCCAGCGCCTCCCGGCATGAGGGTGCTCGGCACGGAGGACAAGCAGCTGCTGCTGGGCTCCGCCGAGGAGCCCGAGGCCACGCCCGAGGAGGACTCGGCGGAGGAGGTGGAGCCCGAGTCCACCGAGCTCGAGGAGATGCGGGCCCTGGAGGGTGCCACGTTGGATCCGGGCGCCCGTCCCAACGCCGAGGTGCTCCAGTCGCTGCGCCGCCTGGGCCTGGCCAACCCGCTGCGCCAGCGCATGCTGGACGCGCTGGAGGAGCCCACCTTCCGCGAGGACGAGGCCGAGGGCGAGCTGGCCCTCATCACCGACCTGGCCAGCTTCGACGTCTCGCGCATCCAGGGCAAGTACGACATCCCCGTGGAGATGCAGCCGCTGGTGGCCCAGTACATCCAGTTCTTCCAGGGCCCGGGCCGCAAGTGGTTCCGCAAGTGGATGGAGCGCTCCACCCGCTACCTGCCGGTGATGCAGCCCATCCTCGAGGCCAACGGGCTGCCTCGCGACACGGTGTACCTGGCGATGATCGAGAGCGGCTTCTCCACCAACGCCTACTCGTGGGCACACGCCTCGGGGCCCTGGCAGTTCATCGCCAGCACCGGCCGCCAGTACGGGCTGCACCAGGACTTCTGGGTGGACGAGCGGAGGGATCCCATCAAGGCCACCAAGGCCGCCGCGCGCTACCTGAAGGATCTCCACAACGAGCTGGGCCACTGGTACCTGGCGTGGGCGGGCTACAACACGGGCAGCGGCCGGGTGCGCAGGCTGGTGGAGCGCCTGGGCACGAAGGACTTCTGGGTCATCTCCGCCCCCGAGGAGAAGGGGCTGGCGCTGGAGACGCGGCACTACGTGCCCAAGCTCATCGCCGCGGCGCTCATCTCCAAGCACCCCACCGCCTTCGGCTTCGACGAGAAGGACTTCGCCTACGAGCCGCCCCTCTCCTTCGACGAGGTGAAGATCAACGACGCCACCGACCTGGACGTCATCGCCCGGGCGGCCGGCGTGGACGTGAAGGAGGTGCAGGAGCTCAACCCCGAGCTGCGGCGCTGGTGCACCCCTCCGGCGAGCGCGAAGAACCCCTACACCCTGCGGCTGCCCAAGGGCTCGGCGGAGCGCTTCGCGGAGAACTTCGCCCGCATCGCCCCCAAGGAGCGGCTCACCTTCCGCGTCCACAAGGTGAAGAAGGGCGACACGCTGTCGCAGATCGCCCTCAAGTATGGCAGCGCGGCCGAGGCCATCCTGCAGATGAACCGGCTCAAGAGCGTGAAGACGCTCCGGCTCAACGCGGAGCTGGTCATCCCGGTGCCGAACGGGCGCGGAGGTGGCGAGGGCTCGGGGCAGAACAGCGCGCTGGCGCGCAAGGTGGCGCAGGCGCGCAGCAGCGGCGTGACGGTGCTGCGCCCCGAGGACGAGGTGCCGGCGGGCACGCCTCGCGGTCCGGTGGCGACGGGCCCCATCAAGACGGAGGTCATCAACGGCCGCAAGCGCGTCACCTACGGCGTGCAGTCGGGTGACAGCCTGTGGGCCATCGCCCAGCGCTTCCAGGTAAACGCGGAGGACATCCGCAAGTGGAACAACCTGTCGGCGCGCACCAGCAAGCGGGCGCTCAAGGTGGGCTCGGTGCTGTACGTGTATCCGGACAACGCGCCCAAGCAGGTGGAGGAGCGCGCGGGCACGGTCATCGCCCAGCGCGCACCGGCCGGCAACGCGGGCCGCCCCGGCACCGTGCACGAGCTGGCCGCCGGTGAGTCCATCTGGAGCGTCGCCCAGCGCTACGGCGTCACCGTCGAGGACATCAAGCGCTGGAACAACATCAAGGACACCACCCGCCTGCCCACCGGCCTGCGGCTCGTGGTCAAGGCGCCGTAG
- a CDS encoding SGNH/GDSL hydrolase family protein, giving the protein MKHIVLLGDSIFDNGAYVSGGPDVIQQLRERLPAGWQATLRAVDGSVTSGVKGQLHRLPKDASHLVISVGGNDALGQSSVLERGARSVADAVGKLADIQEEFGRSYQAMLDHVLALGLPTAVCTIYDANYPDAGRQRLVVTALSVFNDCITREAFARGLPLVDLRLICDRAEDYANPIEPSVRGGEKISAAILRLVTEHDFSRRRAGVFT; this is encoded by the coding sequence GTGAAACACATCGTGCTCCTGGGCGATTCGATCTTCGACAACGGCGCGTACGTGTCGGGAGGGCCCGACGTCATCCAGCAGCTGCGCGAGCGGCTGCCCGCTGGTTGGCAGGCGACGCTGCGGGCCGTCGACGGCAGCGTGACGAGCGGCGTCAAGGGGCAGCTCCACCGGCTTCCCAAGGACGCGAGCCACCTCGTCATCAGCGTCGGGGGCAACGATGCCCTGGGCCAGTCGAGCGTCCTGGAGCGCGGAGCGAGATCCGTGGCCGACGCGGTCGGCAAGCTCGCCGACATCCAGGAGGAGTTCGGGCGGAGCTACCAGGCGATGCTCGACCACGTGCTGGCCCTGGGTCTGCCCACGGCCGTCTGCACCATCTATGACGCGAACTATCCGGATGCCGGGCGGCAGCGGCTGGTCGTCACGGCGCTGTCGGTCTTCAACGACTGCATCACCCGCGAGGCCTTCGCCCGGGGTCTGCCGCTGGTCGATCTCCGGCTGATCTGCGACAGGGCGGAGGACTACGCCAACCCCATCGAGCCTTCCGTGCGCGGCGGGGAGAAGATCTCCGCGGCCATCCTCCGGCTCGTCACGGAGCACGACTTCTCCCGGCGCCGCGCCGGGGTCTTCACGTGA
- a CDS encoding TAXI family TRAP transporter solute-binding subunit has protein sequence MKADMIKEQLRRTLRRDLLLTLAPTLLIIGAAFAVTFYFVKPAPPKRLVLATAQDEGGFRYFARKYQEVLARHGVTLEIRQTKGSVTSLELLSGDTPEADVAFVQGGTAAGEGAARIVSLGSLSYVPLWVFYRGEPIEDVRGLKGRRIAIGLAESGTHALARMLLAANGADQAPTELLPLDRDQAIEQLKQGGVDAVFLVAPAESPPIQKLAAAPGVRLLSFTRADAYARKYPYLSKLVLPRGVFNLAADVPEQDVVLLAPTANLLAQDTLHPALAYLLMRAASEIHGSAGLLDRSGEFPAPLETGFPLSDEARRYYQAGIPFLQRYLPFWAANLVDRLWVMLVPIIAVVVPLGRAVPALFLWRVRSRIFRWYARLKEIELQLEENPGRQMLEDMLKRLEETERAVNRIPTPLSYAENLYFFREHIEVVRRRLVRLLSEEAASSGGPDAGDGLRGTSSGRLA, from the coding sequence ATGAAGGCGGATATGATCAAGGAACAGCTCCGGCGCACGTTGCGGCGCGACTTGTTGCTCACGCTCGCGCCCACGCTCCTCATCATCGGGGCCGCGTTCGCCGTCACCTTCTACTTCGTCAAGCCCGCGCCACCGAAGAGGCTCGTCCTCGCGACGGCGCAGGACGAGGGCGGCTTCCGCTACTTCGCGCGGAAGTACCAGGAGGTCCTCGCGCGGCACGGCGTCACGCTGGAGATCCGCCAGACGAAGGGGTCGGTCACCAGTCTCGAGCTCCTCTCCGGAGACACCCCGGAGGCGGACGTCGCTTTCGTGCAGGGCGGTACGGCGGCCGGGGAGGGGGCGGCGCGCATCGTCTCGCTCGGCAGCCTCTCGTACGTGCCGCTGTGGGTCTTCTACCGCGGTGAGCCCATCGAGGACGTGCGCGGGCTGAAGGGCAGGCGCATCGCGATCGGGCTCGCCGAGAGTGGGACGCATGCGCTCGCCCGCATGCTGCTGGCGGCCAACGGCGCGGACCAGGCTCCGACGGAGCTCCTGCCGTTGGATCGCGACCAGGCCATCGAGCAGCTCAAGCAGGGTGGCGTCGACGCGGTGTTCCTGGTGGCCCCCGCGGAGTCGCCGCCGATCCAGAAGCTCGCCGCGGCCCCCGGCGTGCGGCTGCTCAGCTTCACGCGCGCCGACGCCTACGCCCGCAAGTACCCGTACCTGTCGAAGCTCGTGCTGCCGCGAGGCGTGTTCAATCTCGCGGCGGACGTTCCGGAGCAGGACGTGGTGCTGCTCGCGCCGACCGCGAACCTCCTGGCGCAGGACACGCTGCATCCGGCGCTCGCGTACCTGCTCATGCGCGCCGCGAGCGAGATCCACGGCAGTGCCGGGTTGCTCGACCGCTCGGGAGAATTCCCCGCGCCGCTCGAGACCGGCTTTCCGCTCAGCGACGAGGCCCGCCGCTACTACCAGGCCGGCATTCCGTTCCTGCAACGCTACCTGCCGTTCTGGGCCGCGAACCTCGTGGACCGGCTCTGGGTGATGCTCGTGCCGATCATCGCCGTGGTGGTGCCGCTCGGACGGGCCGTGCCGGCGCTGTTCCTGTGGCGGGTCCGCTCCCGCATCTTCCGGTGGTACGCGCGCCTGAAGGAGATCGAGCTCCAGCTCGAGGAGAACCCCGGACGGCAGATGCTCGAGGACATGCTCAAGCGGCTCGAGGAGACCGAGCGCGCGGTGAACCGGATTCCCACGCCCCTGTCGTACGCGGAGAATCTCTACTTCTTCCGCGAGCACATCGAGGTGGTCCGCCGGCGGCTCGTCCGGCTGCTCTCGGAGGAAGCCGCGAGCAGCGGAGGCCCGGACGCAGGTGACGGGCTGAGAGGGACTTCCTCGGGGCGCCTCGCGTGA
- a CDS encoding Kelch repeat-containing protein: MSTARRLHTATLLNSTGSVLVAGGISPSGNTASAEVYDPYADSWSPTGSLNLARAGHTATPLGSGQVLVVGGHASGQPSTGTAELYDPATGTWSFTGSLNTSRVRHTATLLDSGKVLVTGGFTYPFNPGSTSAELYDPATGTWSPTGSMVKARMWHTATKLYSGEVLVLGGFNGNEGTLASAELYDPATGTWRLVSPMPSGHYSHTATRLYSGSVLVTGGFLGPNTQTAIYDPFNDRWTNAAPLGWARESHHATLLYSGQVLISGGDNGDGLTVPEAELYEPNWNGWRFAGWLPGNGPGSAETLLHTGQVLLTGGSLSGAPRANVSRYTPPSE; the protein is encoded by the coding sequence ATGAGCACCGCGCGCAGGCTCCACACCGCGACGCTGCTCAACTCCACCGGCTCGGTGCTGGTGGCGGGCGGCATCTCCCCTTCCGGCAACACCGCGAGCGCGGAGGTGTATGACCCGTACGCGGACAGCTGGTCTCCCACGGGCTCCCTGAATCTGGCGCGCGCCGGCCACACGGCGACGCCGCTCGGCTCGGGTCAGGTGCTGGTGGTGGGCGGCCATGCCTCCGGTCAGCCCTCGACCGGCACCGCGGAGCTGTATGACCCGGCCACCGGCACCTGGAGCTTCACGGGGAGCCTGAACACGTCTCGCGTCCGGCACACCGCGACCCTGCTCGACTCGGGCAAGGTGCTGGTCACGGGTGGCTTCACCTACCCCTTCAACCCTGGCTCCACGAGCGCGGAGCTGTACGACCCGGCCACCGGCACCTGGAGCCCCACGGGCTCCATGGTCAAGGCACGCATGTGGCACACCGCGACGAAGCTCTACTCGGGCGAGGTGCTGGTGCTTGGCGGCTTCAACGGCAACGAGGGCACGCTCGCGAGCGCGGAGCTGTACGACCCGGCCACCGGCACCTGGAGGCTGGTGAGCCCCATGCCGTCGGGTCACTACAGTCACACCGCGACGCGGCTCTACTCGGGCTCGGTGCTGGTGACGGGCGGCTTCCTGGGCCCCAACACCCAGACGGCCATCTACGATCCCTTCAACGACCGGTGGACCAATGCCGCCCCCCTGGGATGGGCCCGCGAGAGCCACCACGCGACCCTGCTCTACTCGGGCCAGGTGCTCATCTCGGGTGGCGACAACGGCGATGGTCTCACCGTGCCGGAAGCCGAGCTGTATGAGCCGAACTGGAACGGGTGGCGCTTCGCGGGCTGGCTGCCGGGGAACGGCCCGGGCTCCGCCGAGACGCTGCTGCACACCGGGCAGGTGCTGCTGACGGGCGGCTCACTCAGTGGGGCGCCCCGCGCGAACGTCTCCCGGTACACGCCGCCCTCCGAGTAA
- a CDS encoding sterol desaturase family protein, with translation MRLITLSIPLFFVLMGIEWLAGRLRKRRVFRGPDVFANLSLGSAQTVFNVVAVGLLAGAYLAIYEHRLFDIPSSSVLAWTGLMLGVDFAYYWFHRVSHRMNLAWAAHAPHHQSEDYNLAVALRQGPIQPLFSRVFYLPLAWLGFSPAMFATAAGLNTLYQFWVHTELVGKLGPLEWVLSTPSHHRVHHACNGRYLDKNHGGILIIWDRLFGTFEPEVEPVTYGTVKQVRTFNPLLAAITPFRDLAVLSWRAPRFLDKLKVWVMPPEWRPAGVDAPAAEAVEGRTRFDVRFSRRVALYVGLVGVLTLLLTVLFLGRGSSLPLPSRLAFAAWFLASLGGLGGVLEGRRWGPWVEAVRLAAAPVVVALL, from the coding sequence ATGCGCCTCATCACCCTCTCCATTCCCCTCTTCTTCGTCCTGATGGGCATCGAGTGGCTCGCCGGGCGGCTCCGGAAACGGCGCGTGTTCCGAGGCCCGGATGTCTTCGCGAACCTCTCGCTGGGGTCCGCCCAGACGGTCTTCAACGTCGTGGCCGTGGGGCTGCTGGCCGGCGCCTACCTGGCCATCTACGAGCACCGGCTCTTCGACATCCCCTCCTCCTCGGTGCTGGCCTGGACGGGACTGATGCTCGGTGTCGACTTCGCCTACTACTGGTTCCACCGCGTCTCGCACCGCATGAACCTGGCCTGGGCGGCGCACGCTCCCCACCACCAGAGCGAGGACTACAACCTGGCCGTGGCCCTGCGTCAGGGGCCCATCCAACCGCTCTTCTCGCGCGTCTTCTACCTGCCGCTGGCGTGGCTCGGCTTCTCCCCGGCCATGTTCGCCACCGCGGCGGGGCTCAACACGCTCTACCAGTTCTGGGTGCACACCGAGCTCGTCGGCAAGCTCGGGCCCCTCGAGTGGGTGCTCAGCACCCCCTCGCACCACCGCGTGCACCACGCCTGCAACGGCCGCTACCTGGACAAGAACCACGGCGGCATCCTCATCATCTGGGACAGGCTGTTCGGCACCTTCGAGCCCGAGGTGGAGCCGGTCACCTACGGCACGGTGAAGCAGGTGCGCACCTTCAACCCGCTGCTGGCCGCCATCACCCCCTTCCGCGACCTGGCGGTCCTGTCCTGGAGGGCGCCGAGGTTCCTGGACAAGCTGAAGGTCTGGGTCATGCCGCCCGAGTGGCGCCCGGCGGGGGTGGATGCTCCGGCCGCGGAGGCCGTGGAGGGGAGAACCCGGTTCGACGTGCGCTTCTCTCGCCGGGTGGCGCTCTACGTCGGCCTCGTGGGCGTGCTGACGTTGCTGCTCACCGTGCTGTTCCTGGGCCGGGGTTCGTCATTGCCCCTGCCCTCGCGGCTCGCGTTCGCGGCCTGGTTCCTGGCCTCCCTGGGTGGATTGGGAGGCGTGCTGGAGGGGAGGCGCTGGGGGCCGTGGGTCGAGGCGGTGAGGCTCGCGGCGGCGCCGGTGGTGGTGGCGCTGCTCTAG
- a CDS encoding ATP-binding response regulator, with amino-acid sequence MSLILIAEDEEAMLEIFAQVVEDLGHRALRAHNGEEALMLARTERPDLVVSDHMMPRRTGVELLRALRADARLETVPFLLLSAARPKGLEEADVFLSKPVELETFEKTVRKVLDSRPSAEPRNEVAPGGARADRSSGTVREEMLNWVAHEIKTPLSSARLNAQLLLRKQGNKSTPEEKRFTETILRQLDRMNTLVTSILDAARLSEGKLALQLEPGNVSAFLQEVVQEWRELQPQVDFHLKEPEQRVELSFDAERVRYILNNLISNAVKYGGEARRVEVTLSLSPGLAVVQVRDWGVGIAASELPNVFDRFHRAEVAGGQGHGLGLYIAGALARLHGGSLTAQSTLGEGSTFSLRLPLSR; translated from the coding sequence ATGAGCCTCATCCTCATCGCGGAGGATGAAGAGGCCATGCTCGAGATCTTCGCCCAGGTGGTGGAGGACCTGGGTCATCGCGCCCTGCGGGCACACAATGGGGAAGAGGCCCTCATGCTGGCCCGGACGGAGCGGCCGGATCTGGTGGTGAGTGACCACATGATGCCCCGGCGCACGGGAGTGGAGCTGCTCCGGGCGCTGCGTGCCGATGCCCGGCTCGAGACGGTCCCCTTCCTGTTGCTGAGTGCCGCGCGCCCCAAGGGCCTGGAAGAGGCCGATGTCTTCCTCTCCAAGCCGGTGGAACTCGAGACCTTCGAGAAGACCGTGCGGAAGGTGTTGGATTCGCGTCCCTCCGCCGAGCCTCGCAATGAGGTCGCGCCCGGAGGGGCCCGCGCGGACCGCTCCAGCGGAACCGTGCGCGAGGAGATGCTCAACTGGGTCGCCCATGAGATCAAGACGCCCTTGAGCTCGGCGCGGCTCAACGCCCAGCTGCTGCTGCGCAAGCAGGGGAACAAGAGCACTCCGGAGGAGAAACGCTTCACGGAGACCATCCTCCGCCAGCTGGACCGGATGAATACCCTCGTCACCTCCATCCTCGACGCGGCGCGCCTGTCCGAGGGCAAGCTGGCGCTGCAATTGGAGCCCGGGAATGTCTCGGCGTTCCTCCAGGAGGTGGTCCAGGAATGGCGCGAGCTCCAACCGCAGGTGGACTTCCACCTGAAGGAGCCGGAGCAGCGGGTGGAGCTCTCCTTCGATGCCGAGCGCGTGCGCTACATCCTCAACAACCTGATCTCCAACGCGGTGAAGTACGGGGGAGAGGCACGGCGTGTCGAGGTGACGCTGTCCCTCTCACCCGGGCTGGCCGTCGTCCAGGTGCGCGACTGGGGCGTCGGCATCGCGGCCTCGGAGTTGCCCAACGTCTTCGACCGCTTCCACCGCGCGGAGGTCGCCGGAGGACAGGGGCATGGACTGGGCCTGTACATCGCCGGGGCGCTCGCACGGCTCCATGGGGGCTCGCTCACCGCGCAGTCGACGTTGGGTGAGGGCTCCACCTTCAGCCTCCGGCTTCCCCTCTCGCGTTGA
- a CDS encoding ATPase domain-containing protein gives MTDDSNRRQCLETGIPSFDVLLGGGIPRRQTLIVAGNPGSGKTILCSQVAFLAAARGLPVVISTVTSEPHDKLVDALSGFSFFRRELLGEKLFLMSTYASLKKGAKEARDLLVHTVRERGAKLLFIDGLRAIRDLWQDEARLREFLYELGIGLSATDCVGLFTTEYPLEKLMALPEATTVDGIVSLSVNTRGVRRLRRVEVVKLRGRPHLPGEHLMRIGPEGVELFPRLETQIPSDKDFSPTRGRAGFGLPELDGLMEGGLPVQSTTLLAGSMGIGKTLLAAHFAAEGARRGEKTLFVSCFEPSSALLARAKRIGLDVQEVLASGALTLVHQPPAETEADVLIERILRDVARQGIQRLVLDGLTELELSIADPERRRTFLAALSVHLRAAGVTSLFTKEVSKIAGTELDFSDTPIAILGENLLLLRYVELRGRIHRILSILKMRDSKYDGNLREFEINDAGIRVLAPMRSVEGLLTGQARPLGASVVGESR, from the coding sequence ATGACGGACGACAGCAACCGGAGGCAGTGCCTGGAGACCGGTATCCCGAGCTTCGATGTTCTGCTGGGGGGTGGCATTCCCCGCAGGCAGACGCTCATCGTCGCGGGCAACCCTGGCAGCGGCAAGACGATCCTCTGCAGCCAGGTGGCCTTCCTCGCCGCCGCGCGCGGGCTGCCCGTGGTGATCTCCACCGTCACCTCCGAGCCCCACGACAAGCTGGTGGATGCGCTCTCCGGCTTCTCCTTCTTCCGCCGCGAGCTGCTGGGCGAGAAGCTCTTCCTCATGAGCACCTACGCCTCGCTGAAGAAGGGGGCCAAGGAGGCGCGTGATCTCCTGGTGCACACCGTCCGCGAGCGCGGCGCGAAGCTGCTCTTCATCGACGGGCTGCGCGCCATCCGCGACCTGTGGCAGGACGAGGCCAGGCTGCGCGAGTTCCTGTACGAGCTGGGCATCGGGCTGTCCGCCACGGACTGCGTCGGGCTCTTCACCACCGAGTACCCCCTCGAGAAGCTGATGGCCCTGCCGGAAGCGACGACGGTGGATGGCATCGTCTCGCTGTCGGTGAACACGCGCGGCGTGCGCCGCCTGCGCCGGGTGGAGGTGGTCAAGCTGCGCGGCCGGCCCCACCTGCCCGGCGAGCACCTCATGCGCATCGGTCCCGAGGGCGTGGAGCTCTTCCCCCGGCTCGAGACCCAGATTCCCTCCGACAAGGACTTCTCCCCGACGCGCGGCCGGGCCGGCTTCGGGCTGCCCGAGCTCGACGGGCTGATGGAAGGCGGGCTGCCCGTCCAGAGCACCACCCTGCTCGCGGGCAGCATGGGCATTGGCAAGACGCTGCTCGCCGCGCACTTCGCGGCGGAGGGAGCCCGCCGGGGGGAGAAGACGCTCTTCGTCTCCTGCTTCGAGCCTTCCTCCGCGCTGCTCGCCCGGGCGAAGCGGATCGGATTGGACGTGCAGGAGGTGTTGGCCAGTGGAGCGCTGACGTTGGTCCACCAGCCTCCGGCCGAGACGGAGGCGGATGTCCTCATCGAGCGCATCCTGCGGGATGTGGCGCGTCAGGGAATCCAGCGGCTCGTCCTCGACGGACTGACGGAGCTCGAGCTCTCCATCGCGGACCCGGAGCGGCGGCGCACCTTCCTGGCCGCCTTGAGCGTGCACCTCCGGGCCGCGGGAGTGACGTCCCTCTTCACCAAGGAGGTGTCGAAGATCGCTGGCACCGAGCTGGATTTCAGCGACACGCCCATCGCGATCCTCGGCGAGAACCTGCTGCTGTTGCGCTACGTGGAGCTGCGCGGGCGCATCCACCGCATCCTGTCCATCCTCAAGATGCGCGACAGCAAGTACGACGGGAACCTGCGCGAGTTCGAAATCAACGACGCGGGGATCCGGGTCCTGGCGCCGATGCGCTCGGTGGAGGGCCTGTTGACGGGGCAGGCCCGGCCTCTTGGCGCAAGCGTCGTCGGAGAGTCGAGATGA